A portion of the Adhaeribacter radiodurans genome contains these proteins:
- a CDS encoding DoxX family protein — MTRRNKIIFWVSTLWLALGMLSTGIVQLLKAKEEVALMLDLGYPNYFLTLLGIWKILGVVVVLLPKFPLLKEWAYAGFFFAMSGAIFSHISSGNALNEIAPSLLLLLLTVISWYFRPTDRKFMAEYS, encoded by the coding sequence ATGACCAGGCGAAATAAAATAATCTTTTGGGTTTCTACTCTCTGGCTTGCCTTAGGAATGTTATCGACCGGCATCGTACAATTACTAAAAGCAAAAGAAGAAGTAGCTCTTATGTTAGATTTGGGCTATCCAAACTATTTTCTAACCTTATTGGGTATCTGGAAAATTTTGGGTGTAGTTGTAGTGCTGCTTCCTAAATTTCCATTACTAAAAGAATGGGCCTATGCCGGCTTTTTCTTTGCCATGTCGGGAGCCATATTTTCTCATATTTCCAGCGGTAATGCCCTAAACGAAATAGCTCCTTCCTTATTATTACTCCTTCTTACGGTAATATCGTGGTATTTCCGGCCTACAGATAGAAAATTTATGGCAGAGTATTCCTGA
- a CDS encoding DUF4256 domain-containing protein, whose amino-acid sequence MNNSKKELLPEQQEELLRTLKARFEKTPDRHKNIEWAAVQTKLKTNPKKLWSLQEMESTGGEPDVIAYDNNTGEFIFFDCSPESPAGRRSYCYDGEALEARKENKPKNNALDAATAMGIELLTEDQYRELQKLGKYDTKTSSWVKTPAEIRKLGGALFCDRRYNTVFLYHNGAESYYAARGFRGCLKV is encoded by the coding sequence ATGAACAATTCTAAAAAAGAGTTATTACCGGAACAACAAGAAGAACTACTCCGCACCTTAAAAGCCCGTTTTGAGAAAACCCCGGATCGTCATAAAAATATAGAATGGGCCGCAGTACAAACAAAGCTAAAAACAAATCCCAAAAAATTGTGGTCGCTCCAGGAAATGGAAAGCACCGGTGGCGAACCGGATGTGATAGCTTATGATAATAATACCGGCGAATTTATTTTTTTTGATTGTTCTCCGGAAAGCCCTGCTGGTCGCCGCAGCTATTGTTACGACGGCGAAGCGCTGGAGGCCAGAAAAGAAAATAAACCCAAAAATAACGCTCTGGATGCAGCAACTGCCATGGGCATTGAGCTTTTAACCGAAGACCAATACCGGGAACTGCAAAAACTAGGAAAATACGACACGAAAACCTCTAGTTGGGTAAAAACTCCGGCGGAAATCCGAAAACTAGGCGGTGCCCTGTTTTGTGATCGTCGGTATAACACTGTTTTCTTGTACCACAACGGGGCAGAATCCTACTACGCTGCCCGAGGCTTTCGGGGCTGCTTAAAAGTCTAA
- a CDS encoding D-2-hydroxyacid dehydrogenase gives MKLFIYTSFNEANRNFLRQAVPSDLTIVFRNELAKEDILPAFQTADIVMGNPPVAWFEEASLNLVFWQLDSAGFEQYQSVKVKATVANMGDFFARPCAETMVGGILAFYRGIPELVKLQEQKKWQGNQVRPHLDLLGNKKVIILGAGTIGQTCKQMLTGFGCQIKMTARQNPAADIFSFEDLLKELPETDVVINTLPGGADKYVSETFIQAMKTGSLYASVGRGSTTDEQALISALQSGKLIGAVLDVTEEEPIPESNPLWEMENVLLTQHTGGGYLGEEEGKVKQLLNNLPRYLQGEEVLFQVNLAKGY, from the coding sequence ATGAAGCTATTTATTTATACTTCTTTTAATGAAGCCAACCGGAATTTTTTACGGCAAGCAGTACCATCGGATTTAACAATTGTTTTTAGAAACGAATTAGCAAAGGAAGATATCTTGCCCGCTTTTCAAACGGCAGATATAGTAATGGGTAATCCGCCGGTGGCCTGGTTTGAAGAAGCATCACTAAATTTAGTTTTTTGGCAACTAGACTCGGCTGGTTTTGAGCAATATCAATCGGTTAAGGTAAAGGCAACGGTGGCCAATATGGGCGATTTCTTTGCCCGTCCGTGTGCCGAAACCATGGTAGGTGGCATTCTGGCTTTTTACCGGGGCATTCCGGAATTAGTAAAATTGCAGGAGCAAAAGAAATGGCAAGGTAACCAGGTGCGGCCGCACTTAGATTTACTGGGTAATAAAAAAGTAATTATTTTGGGTGCCGGCACTATCGGGCAAACTTGTAAACAAATGCTAACTGGCTTTGGTTGCCAGATTAAAATGACTGCCCGCCAAAATCCGGCCGCCGATATTTTTTCTTTTGAGGATTTATTAAAAGAACTACCTGAGACGGATGTTGTAATAAATACCTTACCTGGTGGGGCAGATAAATATGTTTCCGAAACTTTTATTCAAGCCATGAAAACGGGTAGCTTGTACGCCAGCGTGGGGCGGGGCAGTACCACCGATGAGCAAGCTTTAATTTCAGCTTTACAATCGGGTAAATTAATTGGCGCCGTATTAGATGTTACCGAAGAAGAACCCATTCCGGAAAGTAACCCTTTGTGGGAAATGGAAAATGTACTGCTTACCCAACATACGGGCGGTGGATATTTGGGAGAAGAAGAAGGTAAAGTAAAACAATTGCTCAATAACCTTCCCCGGTATTTACAAGGCGAAGAAGTTCTCTTTCAAGTAAATCTAGCGAAAGGATATTAA
- a CDS encoding methyltransferase family protein: protein MPLREEFESSGNWLFRRRGWLPMLLYPFAISLLYFYPEKTYSCVTSTSWGAFCLTVSLAGLIIRAITVGHTPKGTSGRNTDKQIAECLNHTGIYSVVRHPLYLGNFLMWLGLFLFIGIWWFVVICALAYWLYYERIMFAEEEFLRRSYPNTYEKWASQTPAFFPRLTGWKASILPFSLRNVLKREYNGLFAMVISFTMLNMTSHFFVQHRFQIDGFWQVTFGLGTLLFLILRSLKKYTHVLEIAGR, encoded by the coding sequence ATGCCATTAAGAGAAGAATTTGAGAGTTCCGGTAACTGGTTATTCCGGCGAAGAGGCTGGTTGCCCATGTTACTTTACCCGTTTGCCATTTCCTTACTTTACTTTTATCCGGAGAAAACCTACAGCTGCGTTACCAGTACCTCCTGGGGCGCATTCTGTTTAACGGTATCCCTCGCAGGTTTAATCATCCGGGCTATTACCGTAGGCCACACGCCCAAAGGTACTTCTGGCCGCAATACCGATAAACAAATTGCCGAATGTCTAAATCATACTGGTATATACTCGGTAGTGCGCCACCCTTTGTATTTAGGCAATTTTTTAATGTGGCTCGGTTTGTTTCTGTTTATTGGTATTTGGTGGTTTGTGGTAATTTGTGCCCTGGCTTATTGGCTGTATTACGAGCGCATCATGTTTGCCGAAGAAGAGTTTTTACGCCGCAGTTACCCTAATACTTACGAAAAATGGGCAAGTCAAACCCCGGCCTTTTTTCCACGGTTAACGGGTTGGAAAGCTTCTATCCTGCCCTTTTCATTACGTAACGTACTTAAACGCGAATACAATGGCTTATTTGCTATGGTCATTTCGTTTACCATGCTCAATATGACTAGTCATTTTTTTGTGCAGCACCGTTTTCAGATTGATGGATTCTGGCAAGTAACTTTTGGTTTGGGCACCTTGCTGTTTCTGATTCTACGTTCGCTAAAAAAGTATACCCACGTTCTGGAAATAGCCGGCAGGTAA
- a CDS encoding SixA phosphatase family protein, whose translation MKTLYLLRHAKSSWDFDELSDHDRPLNNRGRDDAPLMGRELLSREIALDLIVSSSAVRALTTASLVAKELEYDTSQIVIDENIYGAGKEELYRIIQKFPDDVDNILLVGHNPEISDLANMLSPEHITDMPTAAVVSLRFACFTWKEITPENATLLFYDFPKNHK comes from the coding sequence ATGAAAACTTTATACTTATTGCGGCACGCTAAATCGAGTTGGGATTTCGACGAACTCAGCGACCACGACCGACCCTTAAATAACCGGGGCCGCGACGATGCTCCTTTAATGGGTCGGGAATTATTGTCGCGCGAGATTGCTCTGGATTTAATTGTTTCCAGTTCGGCGGTACGAGCCCTTACTACGGCTTCGCTGGTGGCCAAAGAACTAGAATACGACACCAGCCAAATTGTAATCGACGAAAACATTTACGGTGCCGGTAAAGAAGAATTATACCGCATTATTCAAAAATTTCCGGACGACGTGGACAACATTCTGCTGGTAGGTCATAACCCGGAAATTTCTGATTTAGCTAATATGTTGTCGCCGGAACATATTACAGATATGCCCACCGCAGCCGTGGTAAGCCTGCGTTTTGCCTGCTTTACCTGGAAAGAAATTACCCCGGAAAATGCCACTTTACTTTTTTACGATTTCCCAAAAAACCACAAATAA
- a CDS encoding ArsR/SmtB family transcription factor — MNLRRDVFQAIADPTRRAILLLVASQSMTAGAIAANFDTARPTVSKHLQILTECELLKQEQTGREIHYHLNPLKMKEVADFIEPFRQMWDDRFNKLEAIMKNYKSKQPE; from the coding sequence ATGAATTTAAGACGAGATGTATTTCAAGCCATTGCCGACCCAACCAGAAGGGCTATCCTGCTGTTAGTGGCTTCGCAATCCATGACGGCCGGCGCTATTGCAGCGAATTTCGATACTGCCCGGCCTACCGTTTCCAAGCACCTGCAAATACTCACTGAATGCGAATTGCTGAAACAAGAGCAAACTGGTCGGGAAATTCACTACCATTTAAATCCCCTGAAAATGAAAGAAGTAGCCGACTTTATTGAACCCTTCCGCCAGATGTGGGACGACCGGTTTAATAAACTGGAAGCCATCATGAAAAATTATAAATCAAAACAACCGGAATAA
- a CDS encoding AraC family transcriptional regulator: MKASYPLPAAKIADFVEDILVIENYNVKSSFVLPLFANGKPTLLFQTAKGKIKNNSNYLTLFGQTIFPEQITLTENFTLIAYFFKPFALTALFGFSAQELTNNPISLNLLQQQTTKNLQEQLLNASSNKEMLNLLDDFIFSLITKVKTDTKLIQYATQLISENPAKEILTKVRDELCVTERTFQRMFEQKVGLSPNQYRRVAQFNAAFQQLNKRQFKLITDIAFTHNYADQSHFIRAFKEFTNLTPKEYLRF, translated from the coding sequence ATGAAAGCAAGTTACCCGTTACCCGCAGCAAAAATTGCCGATTTTGTAGAAGATATTCTGGTAATTGAAAACTACAATGTTAAAAGTTCGTTTGTGCTTCCACTATTTGCTAACGGTAAACCAACTTTACTTTTTCAGACTGCCAAAGGAAAAATCAAAAATAACTCTAATTATTTAACCCTTTTTGGGCAAACCATTTTTCCGGAACAAATTACCCTTACCGAGAACTTTACCCTGATTGCTTACTTTTTTAAGCCGTTTGCGTTAACTGCGCTTTTCGGTTTTTCGGCTCAGGAGCTAACCAACAATCCTATTAGCTTAAACCTTTTGCAACAACAAACAACTAAAAACTTACAGGAACAATTACTAAATGCATCGTCGAACAAGGAAATGCTTAACCTCTTAGACGATTTTATTTTTTCGCTTATTACCAAAGTGAAAACCGACACGAAGCTAATACAATATGCCACCCAATTAATCTCTGAAAATCCGGCTAAAGAAATTTTAACAAAAGTGCGGGATGAACTTTGCGTAACCGAAAGAACTTTTCAGCGAATGTTTGAACAAAAAGTAGGGCTTTCGCCGAACCAATACCGACGGGTGGCTCAATTTAATGCAGCGTTTCAACAATTAAATAAACGGCAGTTTAAACTTATTACCGATATTGCCTTTACCCACAACTATGCCGACCAAAGTCATTTTATAAGGGCCTTTAAGGAATTTACGAATCTGACGCCCAAAGAATATCTAAGATTCTAA
- a CDS encoding SRPBCC family protein, producing MGLKTKINADDNKQDLLITREFDLPLELLFKAYVEPDLVEQWMGTKVLKLENKKHGSWQFQTTDAQGNVVFQANGVIHEFVPDQKITRTFEMENTPFPVQLEFLEFEKLTEDTSKLSMQIVYKSVAHRNQMLSLPFAQGLNMAHNRLQTVVSQLK from the coding sequence ATGGGCTTAAAAACAAAAATAAACGCCGACGACAACAAACAAGATTTACTAATAACCCGCGAATTTGATTTGCCCTTAGAATTACTTTTTAAAGCCTACGTGGAGCCCGACCTGGTGGAGCAATGGATGGGAACCAAAGTACTGAAACTGGAAAACAAAAAGCACGGCAGTTGGCAGTTCCAAACCACAGATGCCCAAGGCAATGTGGTATTTCAAGCCAATGGAGTAATTCATGAGTTTGTTCCGGACCAAAAAATCACCCGCACCTTTGAGATGGAGAATACGCCTTTTCCCGTGCAGTTGGAGTTCTTAGAATTTGAAAAACTCACCGAGGACACTAGCAAACTGAGTATGCAGATAGTGTATAAATCTGTGGCGCACCGCAACCAGATGCTGTCTTTACCTTTTGCACAAGGCTTAAACATGGCCCATAACCGATTACAAACTGTGGTAAGTCAACTAAAATAA
- the ppk1 gene encoding polyphosphate kinase 1, with amino-acid sequence MEKNKKILNRELSWLAFNYRVLQEAKDATVPLLERIQFMAIFSSNLDEYFKVHVATLKRLIQLKKSTRQKLAQDPNEELDHVLAEVARQQEELGETFRNRILPALRAEKIYLLDEKTIRPEQEAFIRDYFTHKVQPLLQPVLLTPEQNFFFLKDQVLYLLIELTKANQPPATAILEVPTKKHGGRFVKLPTQNNEHYVLFLDDVIRFDLPQLFPEYDTATAYAVKISRDAELDIEEEVSENLLSKIIRSLKKRETGYPSRLLYDSETPTSLLNIICRLIGITNEELVIGSRYHNFRDFFGFPDFNLSHLKYPPQPTLPHPKLHGRKNLLAAIYHQDFLLHYPYQSFDYVLQFLNEAAADPAVTAVSATLYRVADKSEVAKALVKAAKNGKRVTVVVEVKARFDEESNINWARKLEKAGATVIVGLPGYKVHCKLCLVTRQEKNSLVNYAYLSTGNFNEKTSRIYADHGLFTSDVRLTKEVESVFQFLLDRNPNKQFRYLLVAPFNMRQKFVQLINKEIKNARKGLPAYLILKMNSLQDEAMILKLYEASAAGVRIDLIVRGICCLNPGIKGLSENIHVRSIVDRYLEHSRIYIFGNSGNEKMYIASADWMTRNLSRRVEVGFPLFDGALRQEVRHLIELQLQDNTKARTIQNTYLRTKNATETRSQFDTYSYLQTLYQEAETAQEVTK; translated from the coding sequence ATGGAAAAGAATAAGAAAATTCTGAACCGCGAACTGAGCTGGCTGGCTTTTAATTACCGCGTATTGCAAGAAGCCAAAGATGCCACCGTACCTTTACTGGAGCGCATTCAGTTTATGGCTATATTCTCTTCGAACCTCGATGAGTATTTTAAAGTGCACGTTGCCACCCTAAAAAGACTGATTCAGCTTAAAAAAAGTACCCGGCAAAAACTAGCGCAAGACCCCAACGAAGAATTAGACCACGTATTAGCCGAAGTAGCCCGCCAGCAGGAAGAATTAGGAGAAACTTTCCGGAACCGGATTTTGCCCGCCTTACGCGCCGAAAAAATTTACTTACTCGACGAAAAAACTATCCGGCCAGAACAGGAAGCCTTTATACGCGATTATTTTACTCATAAAGTTCAGCCTTTGCTTCAACCGGTTTTGCTTACCCCTGAGCAAAATTTCTTTTTTCTGAAAGACCAGGTTCTTTATTTACTTATTGAGCTTACTAAAGCCAATCAACCACCCGCTACTGCTATTCTGGAAGTACCGACCAAGAAACACGGCGGCCGTTTTGTAAAATTACCTACCCAAAACAACGAGCATTACGTTTTATTCCTGGACGATGTCATCCGTTTTGATTTACCGCAATTATTTCCGGAGTACGACACCGCTACTGCTTACGCCGTTAAAATATCGCGCGATGCGGAACTGGATATTGAAGAAGAAGTTTCGGAAAATTTATTAAGCAAAATAATACGGAGCCTGAAAAAACGCGAGACAGGTTACCCCTCGCGTTTGCTCTACGACAGCGAAACGCCCACCTCTTTGCTGAATATTATTTGCCGGCTCATTGGCATTACCAACGAGGAATTAGTAATAGGCAGTCGTTACCATAATTTCCGCGATTTTTTTGGCTTTCCGGATTTTAATTTATCGCACTTAAAGTACCCACCACAGCCCACTTTACCACACCCGAAGCTGCACGGCCGTAAAAATTTACTCGCAGCCATTTACCACCAAGACTTTTTACTGCATTACCCATATCAGTCGTTTGACTACGTTTTGCAGTTTTTAAACGAAGCCGCCGCTGATCCGGCAGTAACCGCCGTAAGCGCTACTTTATACCGCGTAGCCGATAAATCAGAGGTGGCCAAAGCTCTGGTAAAAGCCGCCAAGAACGGAAAAAGAGTTACCGTAGTAGTAGAGGTAAAAGCGCGCTTCGACGAAGAATCGAATATTAACTGGGCCCGCAAACTGGAAAAAGCCGGTGCCACCGTAATTGTGGGTTTACCCGGATATAAAGTGCATTGTAAACTGTGCCTGGTAACGCGACAGGAAAAGAATAGCCTCGTAAACTACGCGTATTTAAGTACCGGTAATTTTAACGAAAAAACATCGCGCATTTACGCCGACCACGGTTTATTTACCAGCGATGTTCGCCTGACGAAAGAAGTAGAAAGCGTTTTTCAGTTTTTACTGGACCGCAACCCCAATAAGCAGTTCCGGTACTTACTGGTGGCTCCTTTTAATATGCGCCAAAAGTTTGTTCAGTTAATTAACAAAGAAATCAAAAATGCCCGAAAAGGCTTGCCGGCCTATCTTATATTGAAAATGAATTCGTTACAAGACGAAGCCATGATTTTAAAGCTTTACGAAGCTAGTGCGGCCGGTGTGCGCATTGATTTAATTGTGCGGGGTATTTGTTGCTTAAACCCCGGCATTAAAGGTTTAAGCGAGAATATCCACGTGCGGAGTATTGTAGACCGGTACCTGGAACATTCCCGCATTTATATTTTTGGAAATTCCGGCAACGAAAAAATGTACATTGCCTCCGCCGATTGGATGACCCGTAACCTGAGCCGCCGGGTAGAAGTAGGATTTCCTTTGTTTGATGGCGCTTTACGCCAGGAAGTAAGGCACTTGATAGAATTACAATTACAAGATAATACCAAAGCCCGCACCATTCAAAATACCTACCTTCGGACTAAAAATGCTACCGAAACACGGTCCCAATTTGATACTTATTCCTATTTGCAAACGCTTTACCAAGAAGCTGAAACAGCGCAGGAAGTTACGAAATAA
- a CDS encoding VOC family protein, whose protein sequence is MGYLQDNVGMVVESLDEVISFFTEIGLKLEGKAIIEGEWAGRVTGLGSQQVEIAMMVTPDGHSRLEISRFLTPPVVADHRMAPVNALGYLRVMFAVDNLDELLPRLYQQGAKLVGEVVQYEDSYRLCYIRGPEGLLIGLAEPLGPK, encoded by the coding sequence ATGGGGTACTTACAGGACAACGTCGGCATGGTGGTGGAATCCTTGGATGAGGTTATTTCTTTCTTCACCGAAATAGGCCTGAAACTCGAAGGAAAAGCTATAATCGAAGGAGAATGGGCCGGACGCGTTACTGGCTTGGGTTCACAGCAGGTTGAGATCGCGATGATGGTTACGCCCGATGGCCACAGCCGGCTCGAGATCTCGCGATTTCTCACCCCGCCCGTTGTTGCCGATCACCGGATGGCCCCGGTAAATGCTCTCGGCTACCTACGCGTCATGTTCGCCGTTGACAACCTGGACGAGTTGCTCCCTCGTCTCTACCAGCAGGGCGCTAAGCTCGTGGGCGAAGTGGTTCAGTACGAGGACTCCTACCGACTTTGCTACATCCGCGGCCCCGAAGGACTGCTCATTGGGCTTGCAGAACCACTTGGCCCTAAATGA
- a CDS encoding VOC family protein, with amino-acid sequence MTNKIYPCLWFDGQAQAAAKFYCSIFPNSKITADNQMVVTFELDGKKFMGLNGGPHFKFTEAISFVVNCETQEEIDHYWTKLTADGGEESNCGWLKDKYGISWQIVPTVLPKLLSNPDKAQKVVEAYMKMKKFDIQTLENA; translated from the coding sequence ATGACAAATAAAATTTATCCTTGCTTGTGGTTCGACGGACAAGCCCAGGCAGCAGCAAAATTCTACTGCTCTATTTTCCCGAATTCTAAAATTACCGCCGACAATCAAATGGTAGTGACCTTTGAGCTGGACGGGAAAAAATTTATGGGGTTGAATGGAGGTCCTCATTTTAAATTTACAGAAGCAATTTCTTTTGTGGTAAACTGCGAAACGCAGGAAGAAATCGATCATTACTGGACAAAATTAACCGCGGATGGGGGCGAAGAAAGTAACTGCGGTTGGCTGAAAGACAAATATGGGATCTCGTGGCAAATTGTACCAACGGTGTTGCCTAAGTTATTGAGTAATCCGGACAAAGCACAAAAAGTAGTGGAAGCTTATATGAAAATGAAAAAGTTTGATATTCAAACGCTGGAAAATGCCTAA
- a CDS encoding SRPBCC family protein: MTPEIILTTPDCEIVSSRVVNASRDLVFTAWTDSNHLKNWWGPAGFTNTFNEFDLRPGGKWSFIMHGPEKGNYPNECEFIKIEKPSLIAWNRSSKPIFQVVATFEAVADNQTKIVFKQIFNSANECNKIKPYVIDKNEENFDRLENELVQMASSS; this comes from the coding sequence ATGACACCAGAAATTATCCTTACCACCCCCGACTGTGAAATTGTAAGTTCTAGGGTTGTAAACGCCTCCAGAGATTTGGTTTTTACCGCCTGGACGGACTCAAACCATTTAAAAAATTGGTGGGGACCCGCCGGATTTACGAATACTTTTAACGAGTTTGACTTACGCCCCGGTGGAAAATGGAGTTTTATTATGCACGGTCCCGAAAAAGGAAATTACCCGAATGAATGTGAGTTTATAAAAATAGAAAAACCATCGCTTATAGCCTGGAACCGCTCTTCTAAACCCATTTTTCAGGTGGTAGCCACCTTTGAAGCGGTAGCGGATAACCAAACAAAAATTGTATTTAAACAAATTTTTAACTCAGCAAACGAATGCAACAAAATAAAACCGTATGTAATAGATAAAAACGAAGAAAACTTTGACCGGCTCGAAAACGAGTTAGTACAAATGGCTTCTTCCAGCTAA
- a CDS encoding IS3 family transposase (programmed frameshift) encodes MKKTRITESQIIKALQENESGRKTEDICRELEVSRSTFYRWKSQYGGMEASDVKRLKELEEENARLKKMYADLSLDHSILKEVITKKGLGLWQQKQLTAEIISDYDLPVVRACHLTGLTRSQFYYKSCKDDSEVITALQELAAAHPAYGFRKLLAYLKRAGQPWNHKRVYRIYKLLKFNKKRKGKRRLPTRVKQPLLQPVEINSSWSMDFMSDSLASGNKFRTLNVLDDCNREALVIEIATSIAAKRVIRTLEQLIDWRGKPTAIRVDNGPEFTSVDFTNWCKEKEINIHYIQPGKPMQNGFIERFNGSYRREILDAYLFFELAEVRQLTENWLEEYNTRRPHEALGNLTPREWLLKKEVEIWKTYP; translated from the exons ATGAAAAAGACAAGGATTACCGAGAGTCAGATTATCAAAGCACTGCAGGAAAATGAGTCGGGTCGGAAGACAGAAGACATTTGCCGGGAATTAGAAGTTAGCCGGTCTACCTTTTACCGGTGGAAGAGCCAATACGGCGGCATGGAAGCTTCGGATGTAAAGCGGCTCAAAGAGTTAGAAGAGGAGAATGCCCGATTAAAGAAAATGTATGCTGATTTAAGCTTGGATCACTCTATCCTGAAGGAGGTCATCACAAAAAAAG GGTTGGGGCTCTGGCAGCAAAAGCAGTTGACTGCAGAAATCATCTCGGACTACGACTTACCCGTTGTCAGGGCCTGCCACTTAACTGGTCTGACCCGTTCTCAATTTTATTACAAGAGCTGTAAAGATGATTCCGAAGTGATTACCGCCTTGCAGGAGTTAGCTGCTGCTCATCCAGCTTATGGTTTTCGGAAGCTGTTAGCTTATCTGAAAAGAGCCGGTCAGCCGTGGAATCACAAACGGGTATACCGGATCTATAAACTGTTAAAGTTCAACAAAAAGAGAAAAGGAAAACGTAGGCTACCAACCCGAGTAAAGCAACCATTGCTGCAGCCGGTAGAGATTAACAGTAGCTGGAGCATGGATTTTATGAGTGATAGCTTAGCATCAGGTAATAAGTTTCGGACCTTGAATGTGCTAGATGATTGTAACCGGGAAGCACTGGTCATTGAGATAGCAACTTCAATTGCCGCCAAAAGAGTGATTCGCACTCTGGAGCAGCTGATTGACTGGCGCGGTAAGCCAACGGCCATCCGGGTAGATAATGGCCCGGAGTTTACTAGTGTTGATTTTACGAACTGGTGTAAAGAAAAAGAAATTAACATCCATTATATTCAGCCGGGTAAACCCATGCAGAATGGCTTTATCGAACGCTTTAACGGCAGTTATCGCCGGGAAATATTAGATGCTTATCTGTTTTTTGAACTGGCGGAAGTCCGGCAACTGACAGAAAATTGGCTAGAAGAATATAATACCCGTAGGCCGCATGAAGCTTTAGGAAATCTGACCCCAAGGGAATGGCTCTTGAAAAAAGAAGTGGAAATATGGAAAACTTATCCCTGA
- a CDS encoding MaoC family dehydratase produces the protein MNQLLIGNFEDFQKHEGAELGVSEYHTITQEQIAKFAEATLDYQWIHLDAERAKTESPFGSTIAHGYLTVSLLPYLWGQIVTIQNLKMQVNYEIENLRFNQAVMVNNQVRLKAKLLSLKNLRGIAKAQIEVTLEIMDSPKPAYTGVITFLYHFNK, from the coding sequence ATGAACCAATTACTAATCGGCAATTTTGAAGATTTTCAGAAACACGAAGGGGCAGAACTAGGCGTTTCGGAGTATCATACCATTACGCAGGAACAAATTGCGAAATTTGCGGAAGCTACCTTAGACTATCAATGGATTCATTTAGATGCCGAAAGGGCCAAAACAGAATCGCCGTTTGGCAGTACCATTGCGCACGGCTACCTTACTGTATCACTGCTACCTTATTTATGGGGACAGATTGTGACGATTCAGAATTTAAAAATGCAGGTAAATTATGAAATAGAAAACCTGCGATTTAACCAAGCGGTAATGGTAAATAACCAGGTTCGACTAAAGGCTAAACTACTCTCTTTAAAAAATTTGCGGGGTATTGCCAAAGCTCAAATAGAAGTTACTCTGGAAATAATGGATTCACCCAAACCGGCTTATACGGGTGTCATAACCTTTCTTTATCATTTTAATAAATAA